The following are from one region of the Coffea eugenioides isolate CCC68of chromosome 2, Ceug_1.0, whole genome shotgun sequence genome:
- the LOC113763407 gene encoding uncharacterized protein LOC113763407, giving the protein MSGIFGGRDPFDDPFFTRPFGGLFGSKMSFSAASPGDPVHSNRLKAPIIEELDIEDDNISGGEEDPETASANQNPFVEHPEGQIDDHHKSKTKSKSKELVYRSDHNKVGGERPQKGSVSFQKVTYGGINGAYYTASATRRTGNDGVVLEDRKEADSTTGQATHRISKGIIDKGHSVTRQLNADGKVDTMQTLHNLDEDELAGFDQSWRGSADMHLPGWDMPLDFHSKPGIGGSRLTSWSGWGQPTWQQLGRDASLRPGAQNDSVRGRPKKTVTIPIE; this is encoded by the exons ATGTCGGGTATATTTGGAGGGAGAGACCCTTTTGATGACCCCTTCTTTACTCGCCCTTTTGGTGGCTTATTTGGGTCCAAAATGTCTTTTTCGGCTGCTTCTCCTGGTGATCCAGTGCACAGCAACAGGTTGAAGGCACCGATTATTGAGGAGCTAGATATTGAGGATGATAATATATCTGGAGGAGAGGAGGATCCAGAGACTGCATCCGCTAATCAAAATCCATTTGTTGAGCACCCTGAGGGCCAAATTGATG ATCATCATAAGAGCAAAACTAAGAGCAAGAGTAAAGAACTAGTCTATAGGTCTGATCATAATAAGGTGGGAGGAGAGCGACCCCAAAAAGGAAGTGTCAGCTTCCAGAAAGTCACTTATGGAGGCATAAATGGGGCTTACTACACTGCTTCAGCAACCCGAAGAAcaggaaatgatgga GTGGTGTTGGAAGACAGAAAAGAAGCTGATAGTACTACTGGTCAAGCAACCCATCGTATCTCTAAAGGGATCATTGACAAG ggtcactcaGTGACAAGGCAGCTTAATGCGGATGGTAAGGTGGACACAATGCAAACTTTGCATAATTTAGATGAAG ATGAATTAGCGGGTTTCGATCAAAGTTGGAGAGGTAGTGCTGATATGCATTTACCAGGATGGGATATGCCATTGGACTTTCATTCAAAGCCTG GTATTGGTGGCAGCCGGCTTACCTCCTGGAGTGGCTGGGGTCAACCAACTTGGCAGCAGCTCGGTAGAGATGCTAGTTTGAGACCTGGTGCTCAGAATGATTCAGTTAGAGGAAGACCTAAAAAGACAGTTACAATTCCAATAGAGTAG
- the LOC113761116 gene encoding vestitone reductase-like, giving the protein MEENKEIEKGRVCVTGGTGFFASWLIKRLLEDGYSVNTTIRSSSERRRNIDYLTDLPGASGRLQIFNADLDKPDSFNAAIEGCVGVFHVAHPIDIESKETEESKIKKSVSGTIGILQACLNSKTVKRVVYTSSASTVTFNDKGLDIMDESIWSDVDHVRRNFGDHGMSTYSITKILTEKAALEFAEKHGLDLVSIIPTWIHGPFVCPFLPGSVRMSMLMIFGYQDEYKHLLSTPFVHTDDLARAHIFLFECPDAKGRYICSAVEITIDKLAECLSARYPEYPIPSADSLKDMTGFKYGGVSSKKLLDTGFEYKYGIEDMFDAAIQCCKQKGFL; this is encoded by the exons ATGGAAGAGAACAAGGAGATAGAGAAGGGAAGAGTGTGTGTAACAGGTGGAACTGGATTTTTTGCATCATGGTTGATCAAAAGGCTTCTTGAAGATGGTTATTCTGTCAACACTACAATTAGGTCCTCTTCAG AGCGCAGGAGAAACATTGACTACCTCACAGACCTGCCCGGTGCATCAGGAAGACTGCAGATCTTCAATGCGGATCTGGATAAGCCAGATAGCTTTAATGCAGCAATTGAAGGATGCGTGGGAGTGTTTCATGTTGCTCATCCAATAGATATTGAGAGCAAAGAAACTGAGGAATCAAAGATCAAGAAATCTGTCAGTGGAACAATTGGAATTCTACAGGCATGCCTCAATTCAAAGACAGTAAAACGAGTTGTGTATACTTCCAGTGCATCCACCGTCACTTTCAATGATAAGGGCCTAGACATAATGGATGAGAGCATCTGGAGTGATGTAGATCATGTTAGGAGGAACTTTGGAGATCATGGGATGTCCACTTATTCGATTACCAAGATCTTAACAGAAAAGGCTGCCTTAGAATTTGCAGAGAAACATGGGCTAGATCTTGTGAGCATAATTCCTACTTGGATACACGGCCCCTTTGTATGCCCTTTTCTGCCTGGCTCCGTGCGCATGTCGATGTTGATGATCTTTG GTTACCAAGATGAGTACAAGCATCTATTGAGTACACCATTCGTGCACACTGATGATTTGGCCAGGGCACACATCTTTCTCTTCGAGTGCCCTGATGCCAAAGGGAGGTATATTTGTTCTGCTGTTGAGATTACCATTGATAAGTTGGCCGAATGTCTGTCAGCTCGATACCCAGAGTATCCAATACCAAGTGCTGA TTCCTTGAAGGACATGACAGGATTCAAATATGGTGGTGTTTCATCCAAGAAACTCCTGGACACTGGTTTTGAATACAAATATGGGATAGAAGACATGTTTGATGCCGCAATCCAATGTTGCAAACAGAAGGGTTTTCTGTAA
- the LOC113761455 gene encoding probable protein S-acyltransferase 14 isoform X1: MYRSGAVMAWNVFKFCAALRGLGSIMILVVLGVVGVTYYAVVVCNYAPALVDGDLDSLIAVAVLILFHSLLVMLLWSYFSVVFTDPGSVPPNWRPELDEERGDTDPLTESEFGTASSDPVNLRVRYCRKCNQFKPPRCHHCSVCGRCVLKMDHHCVWVVNCVGALNYKYFLLFLFYTFLETSLATLALLPHFVAFFSDGEIAGTPGNLATTFLAFVLNLAFALSVLGFLIMHISLVAANTTTIEAYEKKTTPKWRYDLGRKRNLEQVFGLDRRYWFIPTYSEEDVRRMPALQGLEYPSKPDFDAQEF, encoded by the exons ATGTATAGATCTGGAGCAGTGATGGCGTGGAatgttttcaaattttgtgcGGCCTTGAGAGGGCTGGGCTCGATCATGATTTTAGTCGTCCTAGGAGTTGTCGGCGTCACCTATTACGCCGTCGTTGTTTGTAATTACGCTCCCGCCCTCGTCGACGGTGACCTAGATTCGCTCATCGCCGTTGCCGTGTTGATCTTGTTCCATTCTTTG TTGGTGATGCTGTTGTGGAGTTATTTTTCGGTTGTTTTCACGGATCCAGGCAGTGTGCCTCCAAATTGGAGGCCTGAATTGGATGAAGAAAGAGGAGATACTGACCCTTTGACGGAATCAGAATTTGGGACAGCATCATCCGACCCTGTCAACCTGAGAGTGAGATATTGTCGAAAGTGCAACCAGTTTAAACCACCTCGGTGCCATCATTGTTCTGTTT GTGGGAGGTGTGTCCTAAAAATGGATCATCATTGTGTATGGGTTGTCAATTGTGTTGGCGCATTAAACTACAAgtatttccttcttttcctg TTCTACACATTTCTTGAGACCAGTCTTGCGACACTAGCATTGCTGCCTCATTTTGTTGCATTCTTCAGTGATGGGGAGATTGCTGGGACTCCAGGCAATCTTGCTACCACCTTCCTTGCCTTTG TATTGAACCTTGCATTTGCTCTGAGCGTCTTGGGGTTTCTGATCATGCACATATCCCTGGTGGCAGCTAATACCACGACAATTGAG GCATATGAGAAGAAGACTACTCCAAAGTGGCGGTATGATCTGGGTCGAAAGAGAAACCTTGAACAG GTTTTTGGGTTGGACAGAAGGTACTGGTTCATCCCAACTTATTCAGAAGAAGATGTACGAAGGATGCCTGCCCTACAGGGTCTTGAATATCCGTCGAAACCTGACTTTGATGCCCAAGAATTCTGA
- the LOC113761455 gene encoding probable protein S-acyltransferase 14 isoform X2, producing the protein MAWNVFKFCAALRGLGSIMILVVLGVVGVTYYAVVVCNYAPALVDGDLDSLIAVAVLILFHSLLVMLLWSYFSVVFTDPGSVPPNWRPELDEERGDTDPLTESEFGTASSDPVNLRVRYCRKCNQFKPPRCHHCSVCGRCVLKMDHHCVWVVNCVGALNYKYFLLFLFYTFLETSLATLALLPHFVAFFSDGEIAGTPGNLATTFLAFVLNLAFALSVLGFLIMHISLVAANTTTIEAYEKKTTPKWRYDLGRKRNLEQVFGLDRRYWFIPTYSEEDVRRMPALQGLEYPSKPDFDAQEF; encoded by the exons ATGGCGTGGAatgttttcaaattttgtgcGGCCTTGAGAGGGCTGGGCTCGATCATGATTTTAGTCGTCCTAGGAGTTGTCGGCGTCACCTATTACGCCGTCGTTGTTTGTAATTACGCTCCCGCCCTCGTCGACGGTGACCTAGATTCGCTCATCGCCGTTGCCGTGTTGATCTTGTTCCATTCTTTG TTGGTGATGCTGTTGTGGAGTTATTTTTCGGTTGTTTTCACGGATCCAGGCAGTGTGCCTCCAAATTGGAGGCCTGAATTGGATGAAGAAAGAGGAGATACTGACCCTTTGACGGAATCAGAATTTGGGACAGCATCATCCGACCCTGTCAACCTGAGAGTGAGATATTGTCGAAAGTGCAACCAGTTTAAACCACCTCGGTGCCATCATTGTTCTGTTT GTGGGAGGTGTGTCCTAAAAATGGATCATCATTGTGTATGGGTTGTCAATTGTGTTGGCGCATTAAACTACAAgtatttccttcttttcctg TTCTACACATTTCTTGAGACCAGTCTTGCGACACTAGCATTGCTGCCTCATTTTGTTGCATTCTTCAGTGATGGGGAGATTGCTGGGACTCCAGGCAATCTTGCTACCACCTTCCTTGCCTTTG TATTGAACCTTGCATTTGCTCTGAGCGTCTTGGGGTTTCTGATCATGCACATATCCCTGGTGGCAGCTAATACCACGACAATTGAG GCATATGAGAAGAAGACTACTCCAAAGTGGCGGTATGATCTGGGTCGAAAGAGAAACCTTGAACAG GTTTTTGGGTTGGACAGAAGGTACTGGTTCATCCCAACTTATTCAGAAGAAGATGTACGAAGGATGCCTGCCCTACAGGGTCTTGAATATCCGTCGAAACCTGACTTTGATGCCCAAGAATTCTGA